Sequence from the Sphingomonas sp. KR3-1 genome:
TCTCGTCGTGCTCGACATCATGATGCCCGGCGAGGACGGGCTGTCGCTCTGCCGCCATATCCGCGAGACCAGCGAGACGCCGGTCATCCTGCTCACCGCGCGCGGCGAGGAGACCGATCGCATCGTCGGGCTCGAGATGGGCGCCGACGATTATGTCGTGAAGCCCTTCTCCCCGCGCGAGCTCGCCGCCCGGATCAAGGTGGTGCTGCGCCGCCTCCAGGCCGGCGGCGTCCGCCAGCACGCCCCCGATGCCGGCAGCTTCGCCTTTGCCGGCTGGGTGCTCAAGACCGGCGAGCGCGCGTTGGTCGATCGCGAGGGCGTCTCGGTCCCGCTGTCCACCGGCGAGTACAGCCTGCTCCACGCCCTGGTCACCCGCCCGCGCGCCGTGCTCACCCGCGACCAGCTGCTCGACCTGACACAGGGCCGCGAGGCCGCCGCCTTCGATCGCGCGATCGACAACCAGGTCAGCCGCTTGCGCAAGAAGATCGAGCCCGATCCCAAGAACCCCGCGATCATCAAGACCGTGTGGGGCGGCGGCTACACGCTGGCTGCGGAAGTGACGCGGCTTTGAGCGGTGCCCGGCCGCCGATCTCCCTCTCCCCCTCGGGAAGAGGGTCGGGGAGAGGGGCAGTGTGTCTTGATCCGCGAACCGCAGGGCGCGCCGCACCCTCCTGCCCCTCTCCAAACCCTCTTCCCGAGGGGGAGAGGGCTTTTGCGGCAGGCGAACGGAGGTGACCCGCCTCTTCCCCCGCTCGCTCCCCGGCCAGATCGCCCTCCTCGTCGCGGTCGCGCTGTTCGTCGCGCAGGCGATCAGTTTCGGCCTGCTCGTCCGCGAGCGCCAGAATGCGCGCTTCGCCCAGGTGATCGTCCCCACCGTCACCCGGCTTATCGACGCCGCCGAGCGGCTCGGCACCCCGGTCAATCCGCGCCCCGAGCCGCCCGGCGGCGGCCCGGACCGTCGCGAGGGCCGCGAGGCGCGCCGCCTGGCCCGTGGCCGGGTCGATCTCGTCCCCGCCAATCCGATCCCGGTCGAGCTCGAGCGCCGCGGCGATGTCGAGAGCGATCTGCGCCGCGGGCTCACCGATGGCGGCGTCCAGGTCGG
This genomic interval carries:
- a CDS encoding response regulator, with product MTETPHLLLVEDERSIREPLAQYLTRQGFRITQAGDAEGARARMAAYAIDLVVLDIMMPGEDGLSLCRHIRETSETPVILLTARGEETDRIVGLEMGADDYVVKPFSPRELAARIKVVLRRLQAGGVRQHAPDAGSFAFAGWVLKTGERALVDREGVSVPLSTGEYSLLHALVTRPRAVLTRDQLLDLTQGREAAAFDRAIDNQVSRLRKKIEPDPKNPAIIKTVWGGGYTLAAEVTRL